In Brevibacillus brevis, a genomic segment contains:
- a CDS encoding spore germination protein — protein sequence MTHVTEKRRPISDHIEENKEYFHDRLGVGTSFDIAAHDFYIGSTRVLLYYINGFADSHLITLIMKDLNDLRGREVQNNVFDLLFYKYIPFYQLEKVSTTDEFMDKLLVGQVGLIIDHSPHAIIMDAKVLPVRTPAEPDTERIVRGAHDGFTEALVTNTVLTRRRIRDERLRFEIMQIGERTKTDVAVAYLKDVANPKLVDTLKERLQHIQIDGIPMAEKTVEEFIIGKTLNPFPMVRYTERPDVAAVHLLEGHVLVYVDNSPSVMITPATYFHHVQHAEEYRQTPVVGAYLRWVRFFGIFASLFILPIWLLLVMHPSMIPEPLHFIGIKHKGSIPLLGQFLMAEVGLDLMRMAAIHTPTPLSVAMGLLAAILVGDVAIKVGLFAPEVILYLAVAAIGMYATPSYELSMANRLVRLFLILMVGFFSTTGLMIGLTLVLIALAATRSLDTPYLWPFIPFNYKALKDVLIRMAVPQKNTRPSIVRSKNSARQ from the coding sequence ATGACACACGTAACCGAGAAGCGCCGTCCCATCTCGGACCACATTGAAGAGAACAAGGAGTATTTTCACGACCGGCTGGGGGTGGGCACCAGCTTTGATATCGCTGCCCACGACTTCTACATCGGGAGCACGCGGGTGCTTTTGTATTACATAAACGGTTTTGCCGACAGCCATCTCATCACCCTGATCATGAAAGACTTGAACGATCTGCGTGGGCGAGAGGTACAAAACAACGTGTTTGACCTTCTGTTTTACAAGTACATTCCCTTTTACCAACTGGAAAAAGTCAGCACGACCGACGAATTCATGGACAAGCTGCTGGTTGGGCAGGTGGGTCTGATCATCGACCATTCTCCCCATGCCATCATCATGGACGCGAAGGTGCTGCCGGTACGGACACCGGCAGAGCCCGATACGGAGAGAATCGTACGGGGGGCCCACGACGGCTTCACGGAGGCGCTGGTCACCAACACGGTCCTGACTCGAAGGCGGATTCGCGACGAGCGCCTGCGCTTCGAAATCATGCAGATCGGGGAGCGCACGAAGACGGACGTAGCCGTCGCATATTTGAAGGATGTAGCCAATCCCAAGCTGGTAGACACGCTCAAGGAACGCCTGCAACATATTCAGATCGACGGGATTCCGATGGCGGAAAAGACGGTGGAGGAGTTTATCATCGGCAAGACGCTCAATCCCTTTCCGATGGTCCGGTATACGGAGCGTCCCGATGTAGCGGCAGTGCATTTGCTGGAGGGACACGTGCTCGTTTACGTAGACAACTCTCCCAGCGTGATGATTACCCCCGCGACTTATTTTCACCATGTCCAGCACGCAGAAGAGTACCGCCAGACACCGGTTGTCGGGGCTTACCTGCGCTGGGTGCGCTTCTTCGGCATTTTCGCATCGCTATTCATTTTGCCGATCTGGCTTTTGCTCGTGATGCACCCGAGCATGATTCCGGAGCCGCTGCACTTTATCGGGATCAAGCACAAAGGGAGCATTCCTCTGCTGGGGCAATTCCTGATGGCGGAGGTCGGGCTGGATCTGATGCGAATGGCCGCGATCCATACGCCGACTCCTCTGTCCGTGGCCATGGGACTTCTGGCGGCGATCCTGGTGGGAGATGTGGCCATCAAAGTGGGGTTGTTCGCCCCGGAAGTCATTCTCTACCTGGCGGTTGCTGCCATCGGCATGTATGCCACGCCAAGCTATGAGCTCAGCATGGCCAACCGCCTGGTCCGCCTCTTCTTGATCCTCATGGTCGGGTTCTTCTCCACGACAGGCTTGATGATCGGATTGACGCTTGTCCTGATCGCGCTGGCCGCCACCCGTTCCCTGGATACTCCATACCTGTGGCCGTTCATTCCGTTCAATTACAAAGCGCTGAAGGATGTTTTGATCCGGATGGCCGTGCCGCAGAAAAACACCCGCCCCAGTATTGTCCGATCGAAGAATAGCGCCAGGCAATAA